One Streptomyces sp. ML-6 genomic region harbors:
- the mca gene encoding mycothiol conjugate amidase Mca has protein sequence MTEQLRLMAVHAHPDDESSKGAATMAKYVSEGVDVLVVTCTGGERGSILNPKLQGDAYIEENIHEVRRKEMDEAREILGVEQEWLGFVDSGLPEGDPLPPLPEGCFALEDEVKAAGRLVRSIRAFRPQVITTYDENGGYPHPDHIMTHKITMIAFDGATDTEKFPESEFGPAWQPQKLYYNQGFNRPRTVALHEALLARGLESPYGEWLERWKEFERVERTLTTHIPCADFFEIRDKALIAHATQIDPDGGWFRVPMDIQKEVWPTEEYELAKSLVDTSLPESDLFAGIRDNA, from the coding sequence TTGACCGAGCAGCTGCGACTGATGGCAGTCCACGCCCACCCCGACGACGAGTCGAGCAAGGGCGCGGCCACCATGGCGAAGTATGTGTCCGAGGGGGTGGACGTGCTGGTCGTGACCTGCACGGGGGGCGAGCGCGGCTCCATCCTCAACCCGAAGCTCCAGGGCGACGCGTACATCGAGGAGAACATCCACGAGGTGCGCAGGAAGGAGATGGACGAGGCCCGGGAGATCCTGGGCGTCGAGCAGGAGTGGCTCGGCTTCGTCGACTCGGGGCTGCCCGAGGGCGACCCGCTGCCGCCGCTCCCCGAGGGCTGTTTCGCCCTGGAGGACGAGGTGAAGGCGGCGGGCCGGCTGGTCCGCAGCATCCGTGCGTTCCGCCCCCAGGTCATCACCACGTATGACGAGAACGGCGGCTACCCGCACCCCGACCACATCATGACCCACAAGATCACGATGATCGCCTTCGACGGTGCGACGGACACCGAGAAGTTCCCCGAGTCGGAGTTCGGCCCGGCCTGGCAGCCGCAGAAGCTCTACTACAACCAGGGCTTCAACCGGCCCCGCACGGTGGCCCTGCACGAGGCGCTGCTGGCCCGCGGGCTGGAGTCCCCCTACGGCGAGTGGCTGGAGCGCTGGAAGGAGTTCGAGCGCGTCGAGCGCACGCTGACCACGCACATCCCGTGCGCCGATTTCTTCGAGATCCGCGACAAGGCGCTGATCGCGCACGCGACGCAGATCGACCCGGACGGCGGCTGGTTCCGCGTGCCGATGGACATCCAGAAGGAGGTCTGGCCGACCGAGGAGTACGAGCTGGCGAAGTCCCTCGTCGATACCTCCCTCCCCGAGAGCGACCTCTTCGCGGGCATCCGCGAC
- a CDS encoding RDD family protein produces MRRYLAVGLDCYFCLITAGLLARPYVNVSTTVTEVLGLLTGPALAFSFLNQVVLTAVAGAGLGKLIMGIRVIRLPDAGRPGLWRLVRRWLYGLSLLPLQPWYGLCSFLARAGTGPDAPHPGTLPNGCTGEPYTDPSGLRQVRRSDLAAHRDAMAFPH; encoded by the coding sequence ATGCGCCGTTACCTCGCGGTCGGGCTCGACTGCTACTTCTGCCTCATCACCGCCGGCCTGCTGGCCCGGCCGTACGTGAACGTGTCCACCACCGTCACCGAGGTCCTCGGCCTGCTGACCGGTCCGGCGCTCGCGTTCTCGTTCCTCAACCAGGTGGTCCTCACCGCGGTCGCCGGGGCCGGCCTGGGCAAGCTGATCATGGGAATCCGGGTGATCAGGCTGCCCGACGCCGGGCGCCCGGGGCTGTGGCGGCTGGTGCGGCGCTGGCTGTACGGGCTGAGCCTGCTGCCGCTGCAGCCCTGGTACGGGCTGTGTTCGTTCCTCGCCAGGGCCGGTACCGGCCCCGACGCCCCGCACCCCGGGACGCTCCCGAACGGCTGCACCGGCGAGCCGTACACCGATCCGTCGGGCCTGCGCCAGGTCCGACGCAGCGACCTGGCCGCCCACCGCGACGCCATGGCCTTCCCTCACTGA
- a CDS encoding DUF4307 domain-containing protein, with protein MAAVRESLPENRYGRSADQRADRKLKIIGSVLGVVLLGVVGWIGYDYVTGQGISAEMIKRQVVSDQQIDVHLEIRKDKDAKGYCTLRAQHEDGSDVARKDFRFDESTERIDRVVSLRTTARATSVELLGCTTDGGAPR; from the coding sequence ATGGCTGCGGTGCGCGAGTCGCTTCCGGAGAACCGCTACGGCCGCTCCGCGGACCAGCGGGCGGACCGCAAGCTCAAGATCATCGGTTCGGTGCTGGGCGTCGTCCTGCTCGGTGTGGTCGGCTGGATCGGCTACGACTACGTCACCGGCCAGGGCATCAGCGCCGAGATGATCAAGCGCCAGGTCGTCTCGGACCAGCAGATCGACGTCCACCTCGAGATCCGCAAGGACAAGGACGCCAAGGGCTACTGCACCCTGCGCGCCCAGCACGAGGACGGCAGCGACGTGGCCCGCAAGGACTTCCGGTTCGACGAGAGCACGGAACGCATCGACCGCGTCGTGTCCCTGCGCACGACCGCCAGGGCGACCAGTGTCGAACTCCTCGGATGCACCACCGACGGCGGTGCGCCACGCTGA
- a CDS encoding sigma factor-like helix-turn-helix DNA-binding protein, producing MRERQTGRERRRAQEFEAFVAGAAGRLLHTATLLTTEPLRPPGANPRARRMLTAALARTYAQWDRLRGEDPYDRARRELVVRFAHEVWRHHRSRGGPLDPLTPQERLVLVLRLYEGVAEEQAAALLGLPVERVRAICNRAVATMRGTRRPTERWGLPPGPLGVAP from the coding sequence GTGCGAGAGCGCCAGACGGGCCGGGAGCGGCGCCGAGCCCAGGAATTCGAGGCCTTCGTGGCGGGCGCGGCCGGCCGTCTGCTGCACACGGCCACGCTGCTCACCACCGAGCCCCTGCGACCGCCCGGCGCCAATCCCCGCGCCCGGCGGATGCTCACGGCCGCGCTGGCGCGCACCTACGCCCAGTGGGACCGGCTGCGCGGCGAGGACCCGTACGACCGTGCCCGGCGCGAACTGGTCGTCCGGTTCGCCCACGAGGTCTGGCGGCACCACCGGTCGCGCGGCGGACCCTTGGACCCTCTGACCCCGCAGGAACGCCTCGTCCTCGTGCTGCGGTTGTACGAGGGGGTCGCGGAGGAGCAGGCCGCGGCGCTGCTCGGCCTGCCGGTGGAACGGGTACGGGCGATCTGCAACCGTGCGGTGGCCACGATGCGCGGCACCCGCAGGCCCACGGAGCGGTGGGGGCTGCCGCCCGGTCCGCTGGGGGTGGCGCCATGA
- a CDS encoding MarR family transcriptional regulator: MPPQDMTTAASPSGGAAPESTGSDHVLDALQHQVAVFARRAEQTRLGGVGQVRNSMDRAAYLLLNRLDQEGPMGVKALAAGMGIDSSTVTRQVAPLVDTGLVKRTSHPEDGRAVVLQLSPRGQARLDEVRSSRRELMTQVTDGWTAEERETFCTLLTRFNASLAARQAAHQAPPAG, encoded by the coding sequence ATGCCCCCTCAGGACATGACGACAGCTGCGTCTCCTTCCGGGGGCGCCGCCCCCGAATCCACGGGTTCCGACCACGTCCTCGATGCGCTGCAGCACCAAGTGGCGGTATTCGCCCGCCGTGCCGAGCAGACCCGCCTCGGCGGTGTCGGCCAGGTGCGCAATTCCATGGACCGGGCCGCCTATCTGCTGCTCAACCGGCTGGACCAGGAAGGTCCGATGGGCGTCAAGGCACTCGCCGCGGGCATGGGCATCGACTCCTCGACGGTCACCCGGCAGGTCGCGCCGCTCGTCGACACCGGCCTGGTCAAGCGCACCTCGCACCCCGAGGACGGCCGGGCCGTGGTGCTCCAGCTGTCGCCGCGCGGCCAGGCCCGGCTCGACGAGGTCCGCAGCTCCCGGCGCGAGCTCATGACGCAGGTGACGGACGGCTGGACGGCCGAGGAGCGCGAGACGTTCTGCACGCTGCTCACCCGGTTCAACGCCTCGCTGGCCGCCCGCCAGGCCGCGCACCAGGCGCCCCCGGCCGGCTGA
- a CDS encoding endo alpha-1,4 polygalactosaminidase — translation MRTRGFLRRSSAALAVSVALCLLATACSGDGAGTGTPPSAGIELPPTHAGFDYQLGAPYPPPAGVSVVVRDHTQRPAPGIYNICYVNAFQAQPGAEKEWDADLLLRDGAGELVMDEEWGEAMLDVRTAAKRERIARKVNAWIDACAAKGYRAVDPDNYDSYTRAPRGLLTADDAKAFLALLAAHAHAKGLAIGQKNTAELAPFRKEVGADFAVVEECGQYDECGDYTAAFGDHVLVIEYTGQGMARACEGWGDRIGVVRRDLDLVARGHEGYHYGTCDGTG, via the coding sequence ATGCGTACCAGGGGTTTTCTCCGTCGGTCCTCCGCGGCGCTCGCCGTGTCGGTCGCCCTGTGCCTCCTCGCCACGGCCTGTTCGGGCGACGGCGCCGGCACCGGGACGCCTCCCTCGGCGGGGATCGAGCTCCCCCCGACGCACGCGGGCTTCGACTACCAGCTCGGCGCGCCCTACCCCCCGCCGGCCGGGGTGTCCGTCGTCGTCCGGGACCACACGCAGCGGCCCGCGCCCGGGATCTACAACATCTGTTACGTCAACGCCTTCCAGGCCCAGCCGGGCGCGGAGAAGGAGTGGGACGCCGATCTGCTGCTCCGCGACGGGGCGGGCGAGCTCGTCATGGACGAGGAGTGGGGGGAGGCGATGCTGGACGTCCGTACCGCCGCCAAGCGCGAGCGGATCGCGCGGAAGGTGAACGCCTGGATCGACGCGTGCGCGGCCAAGGGCTACCGGGCCGTCGACCCGGACAACTACGACAGTTACACGCGCGCGCCCCGCGGCCTGCTCACCGCGGACGACGCGAAGGCGTTCCTCGCCCTGCTCGCCGCCCACGCCCACGCGAAGGGCCTGGCCATCGGCCAGAAGAACACCGCGGAGCTGGCCCCCTTCCGCAAGGAGGTCGGTGCCGACTTCGCCGTGGTGGAGGAGTGCGGCCAGTACGACGAATGCGGGGACTACACGGCCGCCTTCGGTGACCACGTGCTCGTGATCGAGTACACCGGGCAGGGCATGGCGCGGGCGTGCGAGGGCTGGGGCGACCGGATCGGCGTGGTCCGACGGGACCTGGACCTCGTGGCCCGCGGCCACGAGGGCTACCACTACGGAACCTGCGACGGAACCGGCTGA
- a CDS encoding YrdB family protein, protein MTSEGHGSPAAPASPPWFMANELLAFLIELAALVLLSWWGFTAGDGTTVHLLLGLGAPAVAAAVWGLFAAPRARFQLPLAGVLLVKAVVLGGGVYAVHAMGHSKAAVLFGIVVVANTAAAETLRHRMPDHGPGRGPGHGPDREPDRGRPDRD, encoded by the coding sequence ATGACGAGCGAAGGTCACGGCTCCCCCGCTGCCCCTGCCTCGCCGCCGTGGTTCATGGCCAACGAACTCCTCGCCTTCCTCATCGAGCTGGCCGCGCTGGTCCTGCTGTCCTGGTGGGGTTTCACCGCCGGGGACGGCACGACCGTCCATCTGCTGCTGGGGCTCGGGGCCCCGGCGGTGGCCGCCGCGGTCTGGGGGCTGTTCGCCGCCCCCCGCGCCCGTTTCCAGCTGCCCCTCGCGGGGGTGCTGCTGGTGAAGGCGGTGGTGCTCGGCGGGGGCGTGTACGCGGTCCACGCGATGGGGCATTCGAAGGCCGCGGTGCTCTTCGGGATCGTGGTGGTCGCGAACACGGCCGCGGCGGAGACCCTCCGGCACCGGATGCCCGACCACGGGCCGGGACGCGGGCCGGGGCACGGGCCGGACCGGGAGCCCGACCGCGGCCGACCGGACCGCGACTGA
- the gdhA gene encoding NADP-specific glutamate dehydrogenase: MQATPDSVTPHTTESRVIEPLYAEILRRNQGEKEFHQAVREVLETLGPVLAQRPEFVDARIIERVCEPERQLIFRVPWSDDSGDIHVNRGFRVEFNSSLGPYKGGLRFHPSVNLGIVKFLGFEQIFKNALTGMPIGGGKGGADFDPKGRSDAEIMRFCQSFMTELHRHLGEYTDVPAGDIGVGGREIGYLFGQYKRITNRYESGVLTGKGLGWGGAQARTEATGYGCVMFTDEMLRSRGESLDGQRIVVSGSGNVAIYAIEKAQQLGATVVTCSDSTGYVVDEKGIDLALLKEIKETGRGRISEYAQRRGEHVKYVDGAGVWNVPCDVALPCATQNELHEADALVLVRNGVKAVAEGANMPTTPEAVRVFQEAGVAFAPGKAANAGGVATSALEMQQNASRDSWTFAHTEERLAEIMRHIHDSCYTTAERYGNPGNYVVGANIAGFELVADAMLAQGLI, translated from the coding sequence ATGCAGGCCACCCCTGATTCCGTGACCCCGCACACCACCGAGAGCCGTGTCATCGAGCCGCTGTACGCGGAGATTCTCCGGCGCAACCAGGGCGAGAAGGAGTTCCACCAAGCGGTACGAGAGGTCCTGGAGACCCTCGGCCCGGTCCTCGCGCAGCGACCGGAATTCGTGGACGCAAGAATCATCGAGCGCGTCTGCGAGCCGGAGCGCCAGCTCATCTTCCGGGTGCCGTGGTCGGACGACTCCGGCGACATCCACGTGAACCGCGGCTTCCGGGTCGAGTTCAACAGTTCGCTCGGACCGTACAAGGGTGGCCTGCGCTTCCACCCCTCGGTCAACCTCGGGATCGTGAAGTTCCTCGGCTTCGAGCAGATCTTCAAGAACGCGCTCACGGGCATGCCCATCGGCGGCGGCAAGGGCGGCGCGGACTTCGACCCCAAGGGCCGCTCGGACGCCGAGATCATGCGGTTCTGCCAGTCGTTCATGACCGAACTCCACCGCCACCTGGGCGAGTACACCGACGTCCCGGCCGGTGACATCGGCGTCGGCGGCCGGGAGATCGGCTATCTCTTCGGCCAGTACAAGCGGATCACCAACCGCTACGAGTCCGGCGTCCTCACCGGCAAGGGCCTCGGCTGGGGCGGCGCCCAGGCGCGCACGGAGGCGACCGGCTACGGCTGCGTCATGTTCACCGACGAGATGCTCCGCAGCCGCGGCGAGTCCCTCGACGGCCAGCGCATCGTCGTCTCGGGCTCGGGCAACGTCGCGATCTACGCGATCGAGAAGGCCCAGCAGCTCGGCGCGACCGTGGTGACCTGCTCGGACTCCACCGGCTACGTGGTGGACGAGAAGGGCATTGACCTGGCCCTGCTCAAGGAGATCAAGGAGACCGGCCGCGGCCGGATCTCCGAGTACGCGCAGCGGCGCGGCGAGCACGTCAAGTACGTCGACGGCGCCGGGGTCTGGAACGTCCCCTGCGACGTGGCCCTGCCCTGCGCCACCCAGAACGAGCTCCACGAGGCCGACGCCCTGGTCCTGGTGCGCAACGGTGTGAAGGCGGTCGCCGAGGGCGCCAACATGCCCACCACCCCGGAGGCCGTGCGCGTGTTCCAGGAGGCGGGCGTCGCCTTCGCCCCCGGCAAGGCGGCCAACGCGGGCGGCGTGGCCACCAGCGCCCTGGAGATGCAGCAGAACGCCTCGCGCGACTCCTGGACCTTCGCCCACACCGAGGAGCGCCTCGCGGAGATCATGCGGCACATCCACGACTCCTGCTACACCACGGCGGAGCGCTACGGCAACCCCGGCAACTACGTGGTCGGCGCCAACATCGCCGGCTTCGAGCTGGTCGCGGACGCGATGCTGGCCCAGGGACTCATCTGA
- a CDS encoding cystathionine gamma-synthase, with product MSDQHSFETLAIHAGNTADPLTGAVVPPIYQVSTYKQDGVGGLRGGYEYSRSANPTRTALEENLAALEGGRRGLAFASGLAAEDCLLRTLLTPGDHVVIPNDAYGGTFRLFAKVVSRWGVDFSVADTSDVTAVREAITPRTKAIWVETPSNPLLGITDIAAVAGVARAAGVRLVVDNTFASPYLQQPLALGADVVVHSMTKYMGGHSDVVGGALVVDDPELAEQLAYHQNAMGAVAGPFDAWLVLRGIKTLAVRMDRHSENAAKVVDLLTRHPKVSQVLYPGLPEHPGHEIAAKQMKAFGGMVSFRVEGGEEAAVQVCNRTRLFTLGESLGGVESLVEHPGRMTHASAAGSPLEVPADLVRISVGIENADDLLADLTQALG from the coding sequence ATGAGCGACCAGCACAGCTTCGAAACCCTCGCGATCCACGCGGGAAACACCGCCGATCCCCTCACCGGCGCCGTCGTCCCGCCCATTTACCAGGTCTCCACGTACAAACAGGACGGAGTGGGCGGGCTGCGCGGCGGCTACGAGTACAGCCGCAGCGCCAACCCGACCCGTACCGCCCTGGAGGAAAACCTCGCGGCCCTGGAGGGCGGCCGCCGCGGACTCGCCTTCGCCTCCGGCCTCGCCGCCGAGGACTGCCTGCTCCGCACCCTGCTGACCCCCGGTGACCACGTGGTCATCCCCAACGACGCCTACGGCGGCACCTTCCGGCTGTTCGCGAAGGTCGTCTCGCGGTGGGGCGTGGACTTCTCGGTCGCCGACACCTCGGACGTGACGGCGGTACGGGAGGCGATCACCCCGCGCACCAAGGCGATCTGGGTGGAGACCCCGTCCAACCCGCTGCTCGGCATCACCGACATCGCCGCGGTCGCCGGGGTGGCCCGGGCGGCGGGCGTGCGCCTGGTCGTCGACAACACCTTCGCCAGCCCGTACCTCCAGCAGCCGCTGGCCCTGGGCGCCGACGTCGTGGTGCACTCCATGACGAAGTACATGGGCGGCCACTCCGACGTCGTCGGCGGTGCGCTGGTCGTCGACGACCCGGAACTGGCCGAGCAGTTGGCGTACCACCAGAACGCCATGGGCGCGGTCGCCGGACCGTTCGACGCCTGGCTGGTGCTGCGCGGCATCAAGACCCTCGCGGTCCGCATGGACCGGCACAGCGAGAACGCCGCCAAGGTCGTCGACCTGCTGACCCGGCACCCCAAGGTGTCCCAGGTCCTCTACCCGGGGCTGCCCGAGCACCCGGGCCACGAGATCGCCGCCAAGCAGATGAAGGCGTTCGGCGGCATGGTGTCCTTCCGGGTCGAGGGCGGCGAGGAGGCGGCGGTCCAGGTCTGCAACCGGACCCGGCTGTTCACCCTCGGTGAGTCCCTCGGCGGCGTCGAGTCGCTGGTGGAGCACCCCGGCCGGATGACGCACGCCTCCGCCGCCGGCTCCCCGCTGGAGGTGCCGGCCGACCTCGTCCGGATCTCCGTCGGCATCGAGAACGCCGACGACCTGCTGGCCGACCTGACGCAGGCGCTCGGCTAG
- the ilvA gene encoding threonine ammonia-lyase has product MNFRVTGHFPPLILDDVRGAQKMLSGVARKTPMEGSRHLTGLVGAPVHLKCENLQRTGSFKLRGAYVRIAGLSPVERASGVVAASAGNHAQGVALASSLLGVRSTVFMPVGAPLPKVAATRQYGAEVRLHGHVVDETLAAAQEYARESGAVFIHPFDHPDIIAGQGTVGLEILEQCPEVRTIVVGVGGGGLAAGIAVAVKAVRPDVRIVGVQAAGAACYPPSLAVGHPVAIDSPATMADGIKVGRPGDVPFELVRELVDEVRTVSEDELSSALLLCLERAKLVVEPAGASPVAALLSDPKSFHGPVVALLSGGNVDPLLMQRVLTHGMVAAGRYLSLRLRLADRPGALAALLAALTEVDANVLDIGHVRTDPRLGLTEVEVELHLETKGPEHCAEVSTRLRDAGYLVMG; this is encoded by the coding sequence ATGAACTTCCGCGTCACCGGCCACTTCCCTCCCCTGATCCTCGACGACGTCCGGGGGGCGCAGAAGATGCTCTCCGGCGTGGCCAGGAAGACCCCCATGGAGGGCAGCCGCCATCTGACCGGGCTCGTGGGCGCGCCGGTCCACCTCAAGTGCGAGAACCTCCAGCGGACCGGCTCGTTCAAACTGCGGGGCGCGTACGTACGGATCGCGGGCCTGTCCCCGGTGGAGCGGGCGTCCGGGGTCGTCGCCGCGAGCGCCGGGAACCATGCGCAGGGTGTCGCACTCGCGTCTTCGTTGCTCGGCGTACGGTCGACGGTCTTCATGCCGGTCGGGGCACCGCTGCCGAAGGTGGCCGCCACCCGCCAGTACGGGGCCGAGGTCCGGCTGCACGGCCACGTCGTCGACGAGACGCTCGCGGCGGCCCAGGAGTACGCGCGGGAGAGCGGCGCGGTCTTCATCCACCCCTTCGACCACCCCGACATCATCGCCGGGCAGGGCACGGTGGGCCTGGAGATCCTCGAACAGTGCCCCGAGGTGCGCACCATCGTCGTGGGCGTCGGCGGCGGCGGTCTCGCGGCGGGCATCGCGGTGGCGGTCAAGGCGGTCCGGCCCGACGTGCGGATCGTCGGGGTGCAGGCGGCGGGCGCGGCCTGCTACCCGCCGTCACTGGCCGTAGGCCACCCGGTGGCGATCGACTCGCCGGCCACGATGGCGGACGGCATCAAGGTGGGGCGCCCCGGCGACGTGCCGTTCGAGCTGGTCAGGGAGCTGGTCGACGAGGTGCGTACGGTCTCCGAGGACGAGCTGTCCAGTGCGCTGCTGCTCTGCCTGGAGCGGGCGAAGCTGGTGGTGGAACCGGCCGGGGCGAGCCCGGTCGCGGCCCTGCTGAGCGACCCGAAGTCGTTCCACGGGCCGGTGGTCGCGCTGCTCTCCGGCGGCAACGTGGACCCGCTGCTGATGCAGCGCGTCCTGACCCACGGCATGGTGGCGGCCGGCCGCTACCTGAGCCTGCGGCTGCGGCTGGCCGACCGGCCCGGCGCCCTGGCCGCCCTGCTGGCCGCGCTCACCGAGGTCGACGCCAACGTGCTCGACATCGGCCACGTACGGACCGACCCCCGGCTCGGACTCACCGAGGTCGAGGTGGAGCTCCACCTGGAGACGAAGGGGCCGGAGCACTGCGCCGAGGTCTCGACGAGGCTGCGCGACGCGGGATACCTGGTGATGGGCTGA
- a CDS encoding tectonin domain-containing protein, with amino-acid sequence MAHWQKIPGGLSAISAGSRTNVWGVNSGGNIYRYTGDDANPWHRIPGALTDIGAAADGTVWGVNSAGNIYRYTGDQGEPNHWKQIPGGLTRISAGSRTNVWGVNSGGNIYRYTGDDANPWHRIPGALTDIGAAPDGTVWGVNSAGNIYRYTGDQGEPNHWKQIPGGLTRISAGSRTNVWGVNSGGNIYRYTGEDANPWIQIPGALTDIGAAPDGTVWGVNSAGNIYRYTGDQAG; translated from the coding sequence ATGGCTCATTGGCAGAAGATCCCCGGAGGGCTCTCGGCGATCTCGGCCGGGTCCAGGACCAACGTCTGGGGCGTCAACTCCGGCGGAAACATCTACCGCTACACCGGCGACGACGCCAACCCCTGGCACCGGATCCCCGGCGCCCTCACCGACATCGGCGCAGCCGCCGACGGCACCGTCTGGGGCGTCAACTCCGCCGGAAACATCTACCGCTACACCGGAGACCAGGGCGAACCCAACCACTGGAAGCAGATCCCCGGCGGCCTCACCCGCATCTCCGCCGGATCCAGGACCAACGTCTGGGGCGTCAACTCCGGCGGAAACATCTACCGCTACACCGGCGACGACGCCAACCCCTGGCACCGGATCCCCGGCGCCCTCACCGACATCGGCGCAGCCCCCGACGGCACCGTCTGGGGCGTCAACTCCGCCGGAAACATCTACCGCTACACCGGAGACCAGGGCGAACCCAACCACTGGAAGCAGATCCCCGGCGGCCTCACCCGCATCTCCGCCGGATCCAGGACCAACGTCTGGGGCGTCAACTCCGGCGGAAACATCTACCGCTACACCGGCGAGGACGCCAACCCCTGGATCCAGATTCCCGGCGCCCTCACCGACATCGGCGCAGCCCCCGACGGCACCGTCTGGGGCGTCAACTCCGCCGGAAACATCTACCGCTACACCGGAGACCAGGCGGGCTGA
- a CDS encoding DUF1059 domain-containing protein, translated as MTRKVADCRKHPSVSHCSLTIAGEEEEVVRAAAEHAVSVHEHTDGPELREQIRASLEDEKANA; from the coding sequence ATGACCAGGAAAGTCGCTGACTGCCGAAAGCACCCGAGCGTGTCGCACTGCTCGCTCACCATCGCGGGTGAGGAAGAGGAAGTCGTACGGGCCGCGGCGGAACACGCGGTCTCCGTCCACGAGCACACCGACGGTCCCGAGCTGCGCGAGCAGATCCGGGCGTCGCTGGAGGACGAGAAGGCCAACGCCTGA
- a CDS encoding DinB family protein: MTASPQDPSHQLDLLRWQFDLTWSLFEYHLERLEADDFLWEPAAECWTLHRAGDGTWTVDWAETEPDPVPVPTIGWLSWHIGWWWGVAADHTRGRAPRGREDVAWPGPGKPTVEWLRGLREDWLEALDQLTGADLEATAPFPQQDDPEYTVTHMIAWVNAELMKNVAEIGQLRLQRAVVRPGT, translated from the coding sequence GTGACTGCCTCCCCTCAGGACCCCTCCCACCAACTCGACTTGCTGCGTTGGCAGTTCGATCTGACGTGGTCGCTCTTCGAGTACCACCTGGAGCGGCTCGAAGCCGATGACTTCCTGTGGGAACCGGCCGCGGAGTGCTGGACGCTGCACCGGGCCGGCGACGGAACGTGGACGGTGGACTGGGCGGAGACCGAGCCCGATCCCGTTCCCGTGCCGACCATCGGCTGGCTGAGCTGGCACATCGGCTGGTGGTGGGGCGTGGCCGCGGATCACACCCGGGGGCGGGCGCCCCGGGGGCGGGAGGACGTCGCCTGGCCCGGCCCGGGGAAGCCGACGGTCGAGTGGCTGCGCGGTCTGCGCGAGGACTGGCTGGAGGCGCTGGACCAACTCACCGGCGCCGATCTGGAGGCCACCGCCCCGTTCCCGCAGCAGGACGATCCCGAGTACACCGTCACCCACATGATCGCCTGGGTCAACGCCGAACTGATGAAGAACGTCGCAGAGATCGGCCAGCTCCGCCTCCAGCGGGCCGTCGTCCGGCCAGGCACCTGA
- the greA gene encoding transcription elongation factor GreA, which produces MTQTSENVTWLTQEAYNQLKAELEYLSGPARTEIAVKIAAAREEGDLRENGGYHAAKEEQGKMELRVRQLTQLLEHAKVGEAPADDGVVEPGMVVTIAFDGDPDDTLTFLLASREYASSDIETYSPQSPLGTGVNGKRMGDDAEYELPNGKMAMVKILAAKPYTG; this is translated from the coding sequence GTGACCCAGACCAGCGAAAACGTCACCTGGCTCACGCAGGAGGCGTACAACCAGCTCAAGGCCGAGCTGGAGTACCTGTCTGGTCCCGCGCGCACGGAGATCGCCGTAAAGATCGCGGCGGCCCGTGAGGAGGGCGACCTGCGCGAGAACGGCGGGTACCACGCGGCCAAGGAGGAGCAGGGCAAGATGGAGTTGCGGGTGCGCCAGCTCACCCAGCTCCTGGAGCACGCGAAGGTCGGCGAGGCGCCCGCCGACGACGGCGTGGTCGAGCCCGGCATGGTGGTCACGATCGCCTTCGACGGCGACCCGGACGACACCTTGACCTTCCTGCTCGCCTCGCGCGAGTACGCGAGCTCGGACATCGAGACGTACTCCCCGCAGTCGCCGCTCGGCACCGGCGTGAACGGCAAGCGGATGGGCGACGACGCCGAGTACGAGCTGCCGAACGGCAAGATGGCCATGGTGAAGATCCTCGCGGCGAAGCCGTACACCGGCTGA